TCCCACCTCACTGGACACTGCAAATACCAGACCAAAATAACCCAAATCGTGTTAAGAGATATAGATATATATGAACAAGAGGACCAATTGAAAAAACAACAATTATATACTGAGTGTATTTGGATGGAAGATTATTTACGAAAATTTTGGGGTATAATATTgtatcaaaaattttctttttgatctAATAATAACAACTTATTTTGCTCTTATACTTTGGGGTAGGAAAGCTCAGCTAGACTTGTTTAGGGATTGGGGAGTCGAGATTACGCTGGATGTTTTTATGAATGTACTTCCTCTTGATGCATCAAGAATTTAAACCCTTGAACTTCATGTATACAAAGCTTTAAAAGGCTTTTCCTGACCACTCGAAAGTTGATTCAGAAGataaaaagatggaaaagcGATTATGATTGAAAATCCTTTTCACCATACTAATTAGTGGccatcaaataaataaataaataaataaaaacatacCTGTTGCAGTTGGTACTGGTACTGATAGGATAACCAACATTAACCCCACATTTTCCAGGAAGTCCAGCAGCAAGACCTTGATTAACCCTGACTCTGCCAGCAAGTGACTTCAAGCATGAGCAAGCAGTCCGGCGATCAACGGTGGTCTTAGCTTGACTGTTGAGGCTCCTAATCCCGGCGCAACATCCAGCCGGCACAGCGCCACCCTTCTGCAAATAGCCAAGGCATGCACCCAAGTCGCCAGCTACGGTGTTGCATGTAATGGCCTCGGCATGGGGTGCAAGCGACACGGCAACCAGCATGCACATCAGCACCAGACAAGCAACTCCAGCAAACTTTGCCATTTTGATGTGTGTTGAATTTTAGCGAATTTTCGAAATGCTTAAGACCA
The Coffea arabica cultivar ET-39 chromosome 6c, Coffea Arabica ET-39 HiFi, whole genome shotgun sequence genome window above contains:
- the LOC113693754 gene encoding non-specific lipid-transfer protein 1, which translates into the protein MAKFAGVACLVLMCMLVAVSLAPHAEAITCNTVAGDLGACLGYLQKGGAVPAGCCAGIRSLNSQAKTTVDRRTACSCLKSLAGRVRVNQGLAAGLPGKCGVNVGYPISTSTNCNSVQ